CGCGCCCGATGATCACGCCGGCCACACCGAGCGCGGCCACGGCGCGCACGTGCTCGAGCGCGCCGACGCCGCCCGAGGCGATGACGGGCACGCCCGCAGCGCGAGCGACGGTCCGCGTGCCCTCCAGGTCCGGCCCGCGCTCGGTCCCGTCGCGGCCGATGTCGGTATAGATGACGGCGGCGGCGCCGAGCT
This genomic window from Deltaproteobacteria bacterium contains:
- a CDS encoding 1-(5-phosphoribosyl)-5-((5-phosphoribosylamino)methylideneamino)imidazole-4-carboxamide isomerase gives rise to the protein AHPGRVAIGLDARDGRLRVAGWTEGAETTATAAAALAAELGAAAVIYTDIGRDGTERGPDLEGTRTVARAAGVPVIASGGVGALEHVRAVAALGVAGVIIGRALYTGAVRLADALAVAEAA